In one Mycobacteroides chelonae genomic region, the following are encoded:
- a CDS encoding TetR/AcrR family transcriptional regulator, with protein sequence MTNLVPESETPNKRERAKADRRDQLLQAAARLVAMRGYARVRLEDLGSAVGISGPAIYRHFPNKEALLVDLLTDVSRRLLAGGTDVVEAAAGASEALSGLIDFHLDFALNESDLIRVQDRDLDSLPENARRQVRQYQRRYVEAWVQVLCQIDGELDESDARIKAHAAFGLMNSTPYSAGRSAPTQTRAVLRQMVVAALGS encoded by the coding sequence ATGACCAACCTGGTACCCGAGTCGGAAACCCCGAACAAACGCGAACGTGCCAAAGCCGATCGCCGGGATCAGCTGCTGCAGGCCGCGGCCCGGCTGGTGGCCATGCGCGGATATGCGCGGGTGCGCCTGGAAGATCTCGGCTCGGCCGTGGGGATTAGCGGCCCGGCGATATACCGGCACTTCCCCAACAAGGAAGCCCTGCTGGTGGACCTGCTCACCGACGTGAGCCGCCGGCTTCTCGCCGGGGGAACCGACGTCGTCGAGGCGGCAGCCGGAGCGTCAGAGGCACTCTCGGGTCTCATCGATTTCCACCTCGACTTCGCGCTCAACGAGAGCGATCTGATCCGGGTGCAGGACCGCGATCTTGACTCGCTACCGGAAAACGCGCGGCGTCAGGTGCGCCAATATCAGCGCCGGTACGTGGAAGCCTGGGTCCAGGTGCTCTGCCAGATCGATGGCGAGCTCGACGAGTCGGATGCGCGCATCAAGGCGCATGCCGCATTCGGCCTGATGAACTCCACGCCCTACAGCGCCGGTCGATCAGCGCCCACTCAGACGCGAGCGGTGCTGCGGCAGATGGTGGTTGCCGCGCTCGGCTCCTAG
- a CDS encoding metal-sensitive transcriptional regulator: MSTKTSTPHGYSLKKDDYAKRLLRIEGQVRGIAKMIDEDKYCIDVLTQISAAQSALRSVALGLLDEHLGHCVSNAVASGGADADEKLAEASAAIARLVRS; this comes from the coding sequence ATGAGCACCAAGACTTCGACTCCACACGGTTACTCGCTGAAAAAGGATGACTACGCCAAGCGGCTCCTGCGTATCGAGGGGCAGGTGCGTGGCATCGCCAAGATGATCGACGAGGACAAGTACTGCATCGACGTGCTGACCCAGATCAGCGCCGCGCAGAGCGCGCTGCGCTCGGTCGCGCTTGGGCTCCTCGACGAGCACCTCGGTCACTGCGTCTCCAATGCCGTTGCCTCTGGCGGCGCCGACGCCGACGAGAAACTGGCCGAGGCCTCCGCGGCGATTGCCCGGCTGGTTCGCAGCTAG
- a CDS encoding DUF305 domain-containing protein, which yields MRNRTRTAILAGAAAAVLILSACSSDKKGDETKSEHSGHSGMPGMTTTLDTNPATAPSDHNDADVTFAQQMIMHHQQAVEMSKLTEGRTANPAVLELANNIQTAQQPEIDTFTEWLTSWGQPLMPEGHDPAGHMPGMVDTPVLDRMKTLNGEVFDQLWLQSMIAHHQGAVAMSNAELSGGQYPSAKQLAQKIIDNQQPEIDTMQGLLKG from the coding sequence ATGCGAAACCGAACTCGGACTGCGATCCTCGCCGGCGCTGCTGCTGCGGTGCTGATTCTGTCGGCGTGTAGCTCGGACAAAAAGGGTGATGAGACGAAGTCCGAGCATTCAGGTCATTCCGGCATGCCGGGCATGACGACGACGCTCGATACCAACCCCGCGACGGCTCCGTCCGATCACAACGACGCTGATGTGACGTTTGCCCAACAGATGATCATGCATCACCAGCAGGCCGTCGAGATGTCGAAGTTGACCGAGGGGCGCACCGCCAACCCGGCGGTACTGGAGCTCGCGAACAACATTCAGACGGCACAGCAGCCCGAGATCGACACCTTCACCGAGTGGCTCACCAGCTGGGGTCAGCCGCTCATGCCGGAGGGGCATGACCCCGCCGGACACATGCCTGGCATGGTGGACACGCCGGTATTGGACCGGATGAAGACCCTCAACGGCGAGGTTTTCGACCAGCTGTGGCTGCAGTCGATGATCGCTCACCATCAGGGTGCCGTCGCCATGTCGAATGCGGAACTCTCCGGAGGCCAGTACCCTTCGGCAAAGCAGTTGGCGCAAAAGATCATCGATAATCAGCAGCCTGAGATCGACACGATGCAAGGCCTCCTCAAGGGATAA
- a CDS encoding WS/DGAT/MGAT family O-acyltransferase, translating to MTAMPFMPVSDSMFLIGETREHPFHVGGLQLFKPPVDAGPDYAEVFYEQLMSTTEVSSDFRKRPGQPLAVMGNLTWIIDDEIDWEYHVRRSALPRPARVRELLTVTSRWHSSPLDRHRPLWEMHVVEGLSDGRLAVYTKMHHAVIDGVGALRMMMRSLSDDPDARDCQAVWAPAKRRAKSSIVSTTNTSALDLVKGAAGAVRQVVSIPPGLLKYGRHALSDPQLVRPLSAPHTMLNVSIGGARRFAAQTWSMTRIKEAGKALGGTVNDVVLAMCAGALRTYLEEQNALPDKPLIAMCPVSIRAEGDQNAGNSITALLANLATDKPDPLERFSAIRDSVQAAKSVLSEMTPMQRMLVGALNGAPALSGAVPGLVDRAAPAFNVIISNVPGPRTDMFWNGFEMDGCYPASIPIDGVALNITCTSSGSAMHFGLTGCRTSVPHLQRILTHLEEALTQLEESVV from the coding sequence ATGACCGCCATGCCATTCATGCCGGTCAGCGACTCGATGTTTCTCATCGGGGAGACGCGGGAACATCCCTTCCACGTCGGCGGCCTACAGCTGTTCAAACCGCCCGTTGATGCAGGCCCGGATTATGCCGAGGTGTTCTACGAACAGCTGATGTCCACCACCGAGGTGTCGTCGGACTTCCGCAAACGACCCGGGCAGCCGCTGGCGGTGATGGGCAACCTCACCTGGATCATCGACGACGAGATCGACTGGGAGTACCACGTGCGCCGTTCGGCGCTGCCGCGCCCGGCACGGGTGCGTGAACTGCTGACCGTCACCTCACGGTGGCACAGCTCCCCGCTGGACCGGCACCGGCCGCTATGGGAAATGCATGTGGTGGAAGGGCTTTCGGACGGGCGTCTGGCTGTCTACACGAAGATGCACCACGCCGTCATCGACGGTGTCGGTGCCTTGCGCATGATGATGCGCTCGCTCTCCGATGATCCCGATGCGCGTGACTGCCAGGCCGTGTGGGCCCCGGCCAAGCGGCGCGCGAAGAGCAGCATCGTGAGCACCACCAACACCTCGGCGCTGGACCTCGTCAAGGGAGCCGCCGGCGCCGTGCGGCAGGTTGTGTCGATTCCGCCCGGTCTGCTCAAGTACGGACGCCACGCGCTGTCGGACCCACAGCTCGTCAGGCCGTTGTCGGCCCCGCACACCATGCTGAATGTCTCGATCGGAGGCGCCCGGCGCTTCGCGGCGCAAACCTGGTCGATGACACGGATCAAGGAGGCGGGCAAAGCCCTGGGGGGAACCGTCAACGATGTGGTGCTGGCCATGTGCGCCGGTGCGTTGCGCACGTATCTGGAGGAGCAGAACGCGCTACCCGACAAGCCGCTCATCGCGATGTGCCCGGTGTCGATCCGGGCCGAGGGGGACCAGAACGCGGGGAACTCGATCACCGCGCTGCTGGCCAACCTGGCGACCGACAAGCCCGATCCGCTGGAGCGGTTCAGTGCGATCCGCGACTCGGTGCAGGCCGCCAAGTCGGTGCTCTCGGAGATGACACCCATGCAGCGGATGCTGGTTGGCGCGCTCAATGGAGCTCCTGCGCTGAGCGGCGCCGTCCCGGGTTTGGTGGACCGGGCGGCTCCCGCATTCAACGTGATCATTTCTAATGTCCCGGGCCCCCGCACCGATATGTTCTGGAACGGGTTCGAGATGGACGGGTGCTACCCGGCGTCGATTCCGATCGACGGAGTGGCGTTGAACATCACGTGCACCAGCAGCGGGTCGGCGATGCACTTCGGATTGACCGGGTGCCGCACCAGCGTGCCGCATCTGCAGCGGATTTTGACCCATCTAGAGGAGGCGCTGACCCAGCTGGAGGAGTCCGTCGTTTAG